The genomic region aattatggGAACCGTGGCTGTCGTCTCGACGTCTGCATAGGAATATATGTTAGTGCGCCTATGTATTGTGTAGATTAAGAGGGGGCGGGATGGGTGGGATGGGGGGGGTTGGGGAGTTGGGCGGAAATTAGATTTTTACTCATGGATTGGTATCCTGGGTGTTACCAGATTTGCTGAATAATGTGTCTGTATGTCATATTGGTTGTGGCACGCTATAGTGTGCATTTACTTTGtacatttttcaataaaaaagatctgatttaaaaaaagtatCACGCGATGTGCACCTCCTGCTCTTTGTAGGGGCTGCAGTCGGGTGTAACTCTGGAGGACCCCTTTATGGCACTTGGAGCTATAAGAAGGTTAAATATTTCTAAATGTAGAGCCAGAAACACAATACAACCATAAATTGTCCCATCATTTCCATAACGGACTTCCACACTTTTAGGACCCTACATCTGCTGCATCCCCTTTGATGCTTGTACTTCCACTTTCATACTCACCAATCCGTACATGTCGATTCCCGTCATACACCAGCCATTCATACACTTCATCGGAGACGCACAGTAGGTCATATTTCACGCAAATATTAGCAATTTCTTCCAATTCCTCTTTATTAAATACCTACAAAAAGCAAGCAAGGAAAATATTAGACATGAAGTCCAGTAGGAATCGGCTATGAAGAgtgtctcttgctctggaggacccagtaCGTCCATACATTTTCCAATATGAACCTATGGGTTTCAATAAGGAATGTGTAATGctccatttctcctgtggtggcgctgtgggGAGATTGAACACTAGCTGCTCAGTTCTCCCAGTGATTATAGATCCCAGCAGTGGGACACCCTAATGGCATGAGACCCTTCTGACAAAAAGGCGTTGTCTAAAGTGGACAACACCTTTCATTTAGGCATTCAAAGGCCCAACCAGACAGGACGTGGGTCCAATTGTCAACTGGATGATCTATTGCAATAATGAGAGCAGTGTACTCAGGgggggactgggaacttaaagtgtccctggaaaaaaaatacgaaaagtggccctgttttgtagttgggtccaaactgatggaaggcagggccagcaatgccatattgtggcacattataccacccaacAGAGcgaaataccacagtccatcaccaAATACTGCCgccaacagcacaaaatacatccccaaaaatttcCACTGGTCGGCCGTaaagagggctcaggcggccccccgGAAAATTTCCCTGTGAGGTCTACGGCCAATCCGCCCCTCAGTGTGCTACAAAAGGATAGGGGCATCACAGATTGTTGGAAATCTTTTGGCGAGCTCGAAAACTAGGGGGTCACAGAGTCCCCTCtctgaatggagtggtagtgcaCATGCTgatccaccactccattcacaccTATGTGGCTGACATAAACAGTGCCATAGAAATGAAATGAATGGATGGGTGGACAAACATAAGCACCACTGCTCCATCCAGAGAGGAGACTCCTCAGGGACTCTCTGTTCTTGGGATCACTGGgttcccagcagttggaccccccCTGTGAtccgatatttatcacctatactGTGGATCATAATTATTATCACCTATTGACATTTTATATATTACATGGCACACCGAATacaaatattttataatatatcaTACTATGCTGAGATACCATAAGATACATGAAAAAACTAAGCCTTCGGTCCCATCTGTGTGGGCATTCTGTTCTTCTATTCCCTTGTAGGCAGGCCAAAGATGGATCCATCATATGATGGACACCAATGGTGCCTGAAGGACCCCATTGACTACGCTGTGATCCGTCAGATCTCCATCATGATGTCTATCATTTTACCACACAACATAGTGCTACACGCTGCTCTATTTTGACCCCCATTTTTGACCAAATCTCTGATGGAGGCCTCTAATAGAACCTCCAACatagatgtgaacgaagcctaagatcTTCTCACTTACTTTGCCCAGTGGATTATTTGGCGTGTTTAACACCAgcattttagtatttttattgaTCTTCGCTTCCAGCTCAGCAAGGTCCAAACGCCAGTCACCGCTGTTCAGTGGTTTCCCACCATCTGCAGGCTTCTGCTGTACGAGAGGAGGTAAGAAGAAAGGTATAAATGACAGGACGCAATGTAGGGTTATACAATTCCTGTAATGGCCTATATTAGGGTCCGAACACActgtacccccgccgatcagctgttctgcagtagttcTGATGCTGGAAGTCAGCAGCAGAACTATAAAGCTCCATCTGTGGTGTAATGGATGGAGCTGGTTTCTGCTGCGctccttccattcacttctatgggaccagtcCAGTCCACTGCACAATAGATGGAGATGTGCAGTTCCGGCACCCAGCTAGGCACGGTGTAGGACCCTCGCtgaatcagataatgatgacctatcctgaggattggccatcacttgtaaaggagtggacaaccccattaatatcTGTTTATATGATACCATCCACGTGCACAAGGGATGGTATTTTATGGAAAAATGGAACCACTTACAGGTCTCAGGGAAACAAATACACATCGTCCACCGGCCATTAATGTCATTGGTTCATAGCTGTCGAAGAAGGGTTCAATGATAATGACCTGAAAGAAGAAGGTGCATACTCGTTACGTTAccgccttaaaggggctgtcccaagaTAGGATAGGGGATAGTACTCTAATAAGCTGAAGTCCGAcgactgggacccccaccaatcacaagaacgagGGTCGCGGTAGAGCATATGTGGTGAAACCCCATCCTGCCCGAGACCACCATGCACTGTactcatagagaatgaatggagcaccaCTGCCGGTGCTCCTCTGaggctccattcatttatatcttGGGGCAACCCCTTCAATGATCAGGAGCCATTTGCTGTGTTTGTACTTTCTGCTTTGACATATTAATGTGTTGGGTTATTTTGGTGATTATTAATCTATGCCCTCGTGTTACATTAGCTAATCGTAATGTAGCATAAGTGCAGTCCCTGCATCGTGATTCATCCAGGCAATGCTGCAGTCACCCATCCAAGGCAGAGCATGGGTGACAATCTGAACGCTTGTATAGGATTTGTAAGCTGATACTTCAACAAGCTGAGAAAAGCAGCCatcagcaggaaaaaaaaaaaaaaagactctaaaaaacccagaaaagtgctaaaaagttaaGAAATGGTGCAGTTTATACTGTTTATGATATGCCTAACTGGGGAAAGATAGACGCGCCCATCTGTGCTCCTAGAATTCTTCTTCAATCAAGGCCAGatacacatactccaggaagaagcatacatTCTGAAGAGTCGGCCACttcggttaaaggggttgtcgtcacttcagcaagtggcatttatcttgtagagaaagtgaatacaagtcacttactaatgtattgtgattgtccatattgcctcctttgctggctggatttgttTTTTCCATCGCAGTATACACTTcttgtttctatggttatgaccaccctgcctaTAAGCGCtcctatggtcccggccaccaaagaggctggcactttttcctatagtgtgtaagcacgaccaccactgatggattgcagggtggtccgaATAACCTAcagaaacgagaagtgtataatgtgatggaaaaatgaatcaagtcagaaaaggaagcaatatggacaatcacaatacattagtaagtggcttgtattaactttctctacttgcTGCAGTGAGACCTAATCCATATAATATACCGGGTGATATTATGCCATCTTACCTCATCTCCTTTGTCCACCAGAGCTTGGAAGGTAGAAAAAAGAGCACCGTATGCGCCCACTGACACCATGATGTTAGTTAAAGGATTTAGCTCTTGTCCAAAAAGTGGTCCAAACAACTGGGCGAGGGCCTTTACCAGAGGAGGGTGTCCCTGTAACGAAACAACATGATTGAGACTGGGGGTGGAGGATATAATAGGAGCCATCTTTTTTTGTTGTGTGCTGTCATCTGCTCTGTAGTGAGTAACACGACCATACCACCGAAGCGTAGAGATCCAGTGGCGGCAATGAAGACTCCCAAATAAATATGGAAATGTCCATTTATTAGGACACCTGAAGAGGCGACTGACGACTTCTAGGCAGTGACTGACATGGAGGATGGCGGTTGTAATACTCACAAAGGCTCTGGTATACTGGTTCAGTAAGGTGTGCTCATCGGTAACGGCTTTGGAAAACGCTTCTCTCAAGTAACTCGGAGGAGAAAAATTGGGGAAGCCTTGCCCCAGATTCACAGTTTTATACTCGTCAGCGAGGCTGACGAACTCCACCCTGCAAGAGACATGAGATGTTGGGACCAGAGCTTGGATGTTGACCCATAATATTACTATTACAATAATGCTAATTTGTAAAGGGCGTGCCCCTTATCCCAAACATGCAGCTATAGCGGGATGTGCTTCTAGGTGCCCAAGGAACACCCAAAGCCCTTGTGCCCTTCTTTTATCTACTCCCTTTCCATCACCTCAGATGGCATTTCCCCAGTAGCGCTCATCATACACCTTAGGCAGCCACCTACTTTGCCTAAGGCCTCTTATTTGTTCCgcggcggatccgcaatacacgggtcaccacccatgtgcattccgcatcacggtgcttccgtggtgttccgttccgcgaaaatataaaacttgttctatctttttgcagaacagatggatcgcggaccccattcaagtgaatggttccgcgttccgcatgcagctgccccacgggcggtgcccgtgcattgcggaccgcagcacgAACCCGGCCAgcacacggccgtgtgaaagaggcctatcccTTTTTGTTTTCTTACTGCAATGGGTGCCTGACAATATACAGTACTATACAAGGCATCTATGACGGTGGTAAGGATCTTAGGATCCCATGGGACGTCTGTCTTGATCGACGTGAATCAAGAGCGCCCCCTATAATAAAAGGAAAATCATTGTAAATAGGAGTCTTTGTTCCATAGTAATATAATTTCCTGGGGGAAGAATGAATATGGCTGCAGTAACTCACACAGGgggcgtcacccagctttcccaggaacagatataTCTAAGAAATGAGTTATCACTTCTTCAGCTGGACTCACCAGATGTTTTCGTCCACTCCCTCCAGTCTCCGGGCATGGATCCTCTTTGCCATTCTGTCCTGTACATGGGTAGTAAAAGCACAGAGCGGTGAGAGGCAGCTCCGAATCCCCCTCCTGTGAGGTTGTGAAGAGATTCGGCCCCCCCACCCTTTCCATACGGAACCAGTCAGGAAAAGCAGACTCTGGACTTTGGGCTTTGCAAAAGCTAAAGAATGTGAGGGCATGGCTGGCAGAGCAGACAAGCTTTATGATGCACGCACTAGACCGTGCAACTCTGTGCCCTCTTGAAGGGGGGCCATAGGGTGGTGGACAGTGGAGCTTATGAAATGGTGCCCGAGGTAATGTGTCCCAAAGGGCAACGAGTCCTGGAGCAGGGTTAATTAGTAACATGGGACAAAACAACTACTGGGCACAAGTCGAATGCGATTCCTGGCACGTCTATATCAGCTACTAAGCCGTTTGCAGTGCGGGCATGGTTCTTGGCGCCTGGTAATAATTCGGTGTTGAATTAGATGGGCCCTCTACCATTGTTGGCCAGCAGCCCTATGTTTTAAAGGGACACAATTGACATCCATTTTACATGCAGTATGTGTTTGTTGCATGTGCTGACATCTGGTGGCAAAACAGGTAACTGCaggctggagaaaaaaaatagaaatcatCTCGCTTTACAGCCTACAGTAAAACTAGACATTATAATTTCTATAAAATGATTACAAAAACATTCactgctctttttttttatttaaataatctAAAATAACATAATATAGGGAGAGTGTCTCTTTAaaacacatggggggggggggcaatcatGAAAACGGTCTGGGGCTCCATGGGGTGGTCTGTTGTCATGATGTAGCAGCAGCAACCTAGCCCACCTGTGGTGGCCAAAGGTGGCACTAATTCAGGCAGCCACCCCCTGTAGACTCAGCcttgttgcccacagcaaccaatcacagagcagctttCATTTTGCAAGAGCTCTGCtagaaatgaaagctgcgctgtgatttgTTGCGCTCCATCCTCCTCACGGCTTAACAAGCACGgcgttgtacattgtatagtggccgcgcttggtattgcaacccaggaccattctcttgaatgggactgagatgcgcctaggtcatgtgccCGACggacatgacgtcactggcctaaggaGAGGGCACAGCATTTATGGCCAAGCACCGCGCCCCTTCAAAGAGTTGATTGGCTGGGGTTGCTGAATGtcggaacccccactgatcagatactgttgatctatcctgaagataggtgtcacaggttaagggaaaacaccaaatacacaccacaacgaatagacaacaatctaggcctcaaaacctaaggaagtgggatggtgacctcctagtaatccctaggcctttccctaactcctgccagtatgagcagatcctgatggtggaaatactcatacaccagatacctaaagccctgctaaaactgacaagccctaggataggtagcaggggatgagacaactggttccttccagaatgaaggaacctgcgtctccttgaggcctagaaacaacacccaccagataataagaaacagtgaaggcaacaagtactcagcttagagatgtatggagaagcaggagatccaagacaaaccagcagtagcaactccaagcagaaactatcaaccgcatggtcagcagtgtgaggcggatctaaatagagcctcatcactgacaacgagcggcacctgaggagaggtgagatcctgccaaacaacaacatacacagaggaaaacagagagacctgtcagacagcctcacgtgcagcaagtctatccgatcttctcacctctctcgcgggagggaccgtgacaatagGCCACCAGTATTAATCTGGAACACTCCTTTAAGAGTGGTGTCACGTATAGCGATTTTAGGACAAATGCCGCTTTTTTGTGGTGGTTTTCCAGGCACAATAGTAAAGTATATAAATCACTACAAACAGAATGTTTTTTGAGCGTTTTTTTTGTTGTGGTCagtttgatatttttttaaatgcaaaattatttagcaacctgtcctagactGTGAGAGTGACTGGTTTCCCCCAGTTGCAGAGATGTCTCGGGAGCGGTGCCTCACTACACTGCTGTACagataatgatgtgatcctgcctaccatatgtcatcatggctgagcagcctgacaggaacgttcaccaatatgtagtatatgcaagtgctagagcctagtgtgtagtgaggccagTGGAAGCAACTAGTCCTACTTACATTGTAGGACAGGTGGCTAGCGGCAAATTTaatttattcctggagaacccctttatttcCCTTGGTTCTGACAATGTACTCCCACCCGAGTCACAAAATACCGCCTCCCGCACCACACTGCCTTGTGTGAATATGCCTATAAATGGTCCACCAACATCAAAGAGTGGCTATTGATTTCAATAGACACCGTCCAATATGAGGACTTTACCCTCCCTCTATTATCTCAAAATTCCCCAAAAATGTACATCGTGTCGTCAACGCACATTAACATCTGTTCATCCGAGCCGGAATAACACATGAGAATTGTGGGAACAGACATTTTCCCATGTCACTGACAGGCTGATtagtaaaatggccgccgacggcATGTGTGCAGGATGTGTCTACAGTCTCCTCGGGGCTTTGTTCCTCCAGAGACATTAATCCCACAGAATTTATAGTTCATGAGTACAAGCTAAAAGTGGAGTGTCGTAAACAGAGTCCAATGTGACATTTCAGGACAGCACATGAGGCGCACACCGGGACCTCCACCATTACACGCAACTCCGTCATTACTGGTATATAGGGCCTGTAGGACAATGGGCTTTAATAAGGTGTATTTTGGTGATAGTGGTGGTAGATCAAGGATAGATATTCTGCCCGGGATTGGGTGCCGGTCAGCCATAACAGCATATTAAGTTGTTTGCATGCtgaggtaaaaaaataaagccaCTCGTATATAATGGATGGACATACACCAGGGGCTGTCGGATCTTCTTCAGCGGTCTACTCTCATAGGGAAAACAAGTGAGCCATGCCATCATTGGCAAATATTCTGCCCGAGAGAGCGCTGGTCGGCCATAACAGCATATTGAATTGTTCACATGCTGAGGTAAAAAAATAAGAATCCAGCTCTGAAGCCTCGTGAACGCAGCTTTGGACTATAATACCTGCAAAATGGGTGAACGTACGCTTTAAAGTATAACATGACAAGGACATACTAACCACATACACAATGATACTTTTCGAGGGAGATTATCTGACCCGCCCTTATAGAATACTTAGTAAGAGATACTCACATGAGCATAGTTAGCAGTGGAGCTATAGCGTCGCTTGTACCACTGTCTATGTGCAATCGCCACGGATCCAGCCACTCTGCCTCTGAATATGACCGTCACCGACAGCATGATGGGGAGGGGGAAGGAGGCTGGAGATACACAATAGTGTATGTTCCCCTGTAAATAGCTGTCTGCTCCAGAGCAATGGAAAATGTAGCAATCAGACCACCTAAAAATGGCTGTGTCAACGCCTAAACTACACCTATTATGTAGAATAGTTGCATCTCAGACGCACAAAGCTGATGGCGGTTTCTTATTTGCAATAATAAATTACATTGCCTCCCCAGGCGACAGTGAAGGGTATGGACAACTTTGCATGTATTTTGTACATGAACACAATAATATGCACCTTCAAGATCTACCACAAGACAGCAATATTAGAACAAACAGCCTAAAAACATTACAAAATGCAGCCCTATAAGCTACATTTCACCTATCGCTCCTGTCTGTTCTCTAGGATGGAGGACAACTCCTGCTCTTCCACTCCGTCCGCCATACGTGTGAGTGACAACATGGCTGCTCTTAAACATCCGACAAAGCAAGAGCTCACTAATAGCTCACATCAACCACTTGAATAAATGAAATACATGTCTGCCTGCCTCTCCACTCGCATGTATCTGTCTGGTGCGCATGTGTGAACAGGACCTTAGTTCAGTGTGTCTCACCTCAGGTTACACCCTTTCTCTCCTTGATCTGTGTTGCTGTCCAGCTGGTGACTATCTAGTCCATCAGCTCCACTTTAAATACCTGCTTGTTTTTCCCTCACTCTTTGGGATcatgaacgtattttatttccgcgtccgttccattcattttaatggatccgcaaaagaaaaaaaaagggaagttactccatgtgcattccgtttcctatgtctgtatttccgttccgcaaaaaaatagaacatgtcctattattgtccgcattacggacaaggataggactgttctattaggggccagctgttccgttccgcaaaatacggaatgcacaaggacgtcatccgtattttttgcggactgcaaaatacatatggtcgtgtgcatgaggcctttaccaGATCAATACAGGTCCTGCTAGGTTCTGTTCTACCTTGCTATCTGAGCTATAATGCGTTTACCTGTCGTTATTCTGACAGTTGCCTTCCTAGACTTTGACCGCAGGCTGTTCCTGACCACGAGCTAACCTGGTTCTTCTGGTACTCTGCTCTGGAGTCCCTGATCCCTGTGGGTTAGCAGCCTACTACCTGAGTGGTTAGCACAGTGGATGCACATCCACAGATCGTAATAGTTTGATCAGGCCATGGATCCTGCTGATCCACTACGGATGAGTTTTGCCAAGTGACCACCATGACCAACT from Bufo gargarizans isolate SCDJY-AF-19 chromosome 9, ASM1485885v1, whole genome shotgun sequence harbors:
- the KYAT1 gene encoding kynurenine--oxoglutarate transaminase 1 isoform X3; this encodes MLSVTVIFRGRVAGSVAIAHRQWYKRRYSSTANYAHDRMAKRIHARRLEGVDENIWVEFVSLADEYKTVNLGQGFPNFSPPSYLREAFSKAVTDEHTLLNQYTRAFGHPPLVKALAQLFGPLFGQELNPLTNIMVSVGAYGALFSTFQALVDKGDEVIIIEPFFDSYEPMTLMAGGRCVFVSLRPQKPADGGKPLNSGDWRLDLAELEAKINKNTKMLVLNTPNNPLGKVFNKEELEEIANICVKYDLLCVSDEVYEWLVYDGNRHVRIASLPGMWERTITIGSAGKTFSATGWKVGWAFGPDSLLKHLRTVHQNSVYHCATGAQEAVAQGFQKELERLGKPECYFVQLRDDLQKKRDRLYRCLTEVGMKPVMSQGSYFMIADISVFKSEVPPPTDPNVPYDHYFTKWMMKHKQLAAIPMSAFYSGPHKKQFENYLRFCFVKEDATLEAAEKILQKWSRESSGRH
- the KYAT1 gene encoding kynurenine--oxoglutarate transaminase 1 isoform X4, which gives rise to MAKRIHARRLEGVDENIWVEFVSLADEYKTVNLGQGFPNFSPPSYLREAFSKAVTDEHTLLNQYTRAFGHPPLVKALAQLFGPLFGQELNPLTNIMVSVGAYGALFSTFQALVDKGDEVIIIEPFFDSYEPMTLMAGGRCVFVSLRPQKPADGGKPLNSGDWRLDLAELEAKINKNTKMLVLNTPNNPLGKVFNKEELEEIANICVKYDLLCVSDEVYEWLVYDGNRHVRIASLPGMWERTITIGSAGKTFSATGWKVGWAFGPDSLLKHLRTVHQNSVYHCATGAQEAVAQGFQKELERLGKPECYFVQLRDDLQKKRDRLYRCLTEVGMKPVMSQGSYFMIADISVFKSEVPPPTDPNVPYDHYFTKWMMKHKQLAAIPMSAFYSGPHKKQFENYLRFCFVKEDATLEAAEKILQKWSRESSGRH
- the KYAT1 gene encoding kynurenine--oxoglutarate transaminase 1 isoform X1, with amino-acid sequence MPSHSLAFAKPKVQSLLFLTGSVWKGWGGRISSQPHRRGIRSCLSPLCAFTTHVQDRMAKRIHARRLEGVDENIWVEFVSLADEYKTVNLGQGFPNFSPPSYLREAFSKAVTDEHTLLNQYTRAFGHPPLVKALAQLFGPLFGQELNPLTNIMVSVGAYGALFSTFQALVDKGDEVIIIEPFFDSYEPMTLMAGGRCVFVSLRPQKPADGGKPLNSGDWRLDLAELEAKINKNTKMLVLNTPNNPLGKVFNKEELEEIANICVKYDLLCVSDEVYEWLVYDGNRHVRIASLPGMWERTITIGSAGKTFSATGWKVGWAFGPDSLLKHLRTVHQNSVYHCATGAQEAVAQGFQKELERLGKPECYFVQLRDDLQKKRDRLYRCLTEVGMKPVMSQGSYFMIADISVFKSEVPPPTDPNVPYDHYFTKWMMKHKQLAAIPMSAFYSGPHKKQFENYLRFCFVKEDATLEAAEKILQKWSRESSGRH
- the KYAT1 gene encoding kynurenine--oxoglutarate transaminase 1 isoform X2, which codes for MPSHSLAFAKPKVQSLLFLTGSVWKGWGGRISSQPHRRGIRSCLSPLCAFTTHVQDRMAKRIHARRLEGVDENIWVEFVSLADEYKTVNLGQGFPNFSPPSYLREAFSKAVTDEHTLLNQYTRAFGHPPLVKALAQLFGPLFGQELNPLTNIMVSVGAYGALFSTFQALVDKGDEVIIIEPFFDSYEPMTLMAGGRCVFVSLRPKPADGGKPLNSGDWRLDLAELEAKINKNTKMLVLNTPNNPLGKVFNKEELEEIANICVKYDLLCVSDEVYEWLVYDGNRHVRIASLPGMWERTITIGSAGKTFSATGWKVGWAFGPDSLLKHLRTVHQNSVYHCATGAQEAVAQGFQKELERLGKPECYFVQLRDDLQKKRDRLYRCLTEVGMKPVMSQGSYFMIADISVFKSEVPPPTDPNVPYDHYFTKWMMKHKQLAAIPMSAFYSGPHKKQFENYLRFCFVKEDATLEAAEKILQKWSRESSGRH